A stretch of Gossypium hirsutum isolate 1008001.06 chromosome A06, Gossypium_hirsutum_v2.1, whole genome shotgun sequence DNA encodes these proteins:
- the LOC107896409 gene encoding leucine-rich repeat receptor-like protein kinase TDR isoform X2 encodes MEISPWSLPFNLLFTSMLIVVVLAADPYSKALLSLKSEIIDGSNSLDDWKVPPGETPSGKVHACSWSGVKCNKNSTIVVGLNLGMKNLAGELLGNQLSVFTQLVELNVSQNAFSGELPVEIFNLSKLTTFDISGNNFSGRFPNGITGLKKLVVLDALSNSFSGPLPVEVTELESLKVLNLAGSYFDAEIPSSYGSFKSLEYLHLAGNSLTGKIPPELGKLKTVTHMEIGYNFYEGSIPWELSNMTELQYLDIAGANLSGSIPKQLCNLSKLESLFLFRNQLMGSIPWEFSQMVSLINLDLSDNLISGPIPESFGELKKLKLLSLMFNEMNGTVPDTIAELPSMETLFIWNNFFTGSLPENLGRLSRLRWLDVSNNSFVGSIPPGVCAGGEIPLNFSHLHGIRYIDLSGNRFTGGIPADISKALKLQYFSVSNNPELGGTIPWKTWSLPFLQNFSASFCNISGNLPPFRSCKSLVVVELQKNTISGSIPNSISNCQSLEIINLARNHLSDHIPKELASLPSLGVVDLSHNDFSGSIPAEFAKSSSLVLLNVSFNDISGTIPSHELLQSMGSSAYTGNPKLCGAPLQSCSTAIDGKKLRLILLISAGVVILIAATVSLLIHLRKGSKGQWKMNSFIGLPQFTANDVLRSFNATDSKEELPPFSGAFCKAVLPTGITVLVKKLEWEPKRVKIASEFITQLGNSRHMNLIRLLGFCYNNQLTYLLYDCLPNGNLAEKLRMQRDWGMKCRIIIGIAKGLCFLHHDCNPAIPHGDLKSSNVMFDDNFEPRLADFGFKHLIQLIKGTVPATSSRLGTGEFNDAIKDELYKDIYNFGELILEILTNGKVIKGGASIQSKPKDVVLREMYDENEAGSTNSLQEDEMKQVVDVALLCTKSRAVDRPSIEDALKLLSGLKANGK; translated from the exons ATGGAGATTTCCCCATGGTCGCTACCCTTCAATCTCCTCTTCACTTCCATGTTAATTGTAGTAGTCTTAGCTGCTGATCCATATTCAAAAGCTCTATTGAGCTTAAAATCAGAAATCATCGATGGTTCTAACAGCTTGGATGATTGGAAAGTGCCTCCTGGTGAAACCCCTTCGGGGAAAGTCCATGCATGTTCTTGGTCTGGTGTTAAATGCAACAAAAACTCCACCATTGTTGTCGGTTTAAACCTTGGTATGAAGAATTTAGCGGGCGAGTTACTCGGGAATCAACTCAGTGTCTTTACACAGCTCGTCGAGCTCAACGTCAGTCAAAACGCGTTCTCCGGCGAACTTCCGGTTGAAATCTTCAACCTCAGTAAGTTAACAACCTTTGATATCAGCGGAAACAACTTCTCCGGCCGGTTCCCGAACGGAATCACCGGTCTAAAAAAATTGGTCGTTCTCGATGCTCTTAGCAACAGTTTTTCAGGGCCGTTGCCGGTTGAGGTAACAGAGCTTGAGTCACTTAAGGTTCTCAACTTAGCCGGTAGCTACTTCGATGCTGAAATCCCATCTTCATATGGGTCTTTCAAGAGCCTTGAATATCTCCATTTGGCAGGGAATTCACTCACAGGGAAGATACCACCAGAGCTAGGGAAGCTCAAAACAGTGACACACATGGAGATTGGGTACAATTTTTATGAAGGGAGCATCCCATGGGAGTTGAGCAACATGACTGAGCTTCAATACCTTGATATTGCTGGTGCTAACCTCTCTGGTTCAATCCCCAAACAGCTCTGCAACCTCTCCAAGCTAgaatcactttttcttttcagaaACCAGCTTATGGGATCCATCCCATGGGAGTTCAGCCAAATGGTTTCTCTGATAAACTTGGATCTCTCTGATAACTTGATTTCCGGGCCTATCCCGGAGAGTTTTGGTGAGTTGAAGAAGCTGAAATTGCTTAGTCTTATGTTCAATGAAATGAATGGCACTGTCCCAGACACCATAGCTGAGCTTCCATCAATGGAAACTCTGTTTATATGGAACAATTTCTTCACTGGGTCACTTCCAGAAAACTTGGGGAGGCTCTCAAGGCTTAGATGGTTGGATGTTTCAAACAATAGTTTCGTTGGCAGTATCCCACCTGGTGTTTGTGCAGGTG GTGAGATTCCTTTGAATTTCAGCCATCTTCATGGTATCAGATACATAGACCTGTCAGGGAACAGGTTTACTGGTGGAATCCCTGCAGATATTTCTAAAGCTTTAAAGCTCCAGTATTTCAGTGTCTCTAATAATCCAGAACTAGGTGGAACCATTCCATGGAAAACATGGTCTTTGCCATTTCTTCAAAATTTCTCTGCATCATTTTGTAACATCTCAGGGAATCTGCCTCCTTTTAGATCATGCAAGTCCCTTGTTGTTGTTGAATTGCAGAAGAACACTATCTCGGGATCAATCCCGAACAGCATTTCCAATTGCCAGTCATTAGAGATTATCAACTTAGCTAGAAACCATTTAAGTGATCATATACCAAAGGAGCTTGCTAGTCTTCCTTCTCTAGGTGTTGTGGATTTGTCACACAATGATTTCAGCGGTTCAATACCTGCAGAATTTGCCAAGTCTTCGAGCTTGGTACTTTTAAATGTATCATTCAATGATATCTCAGGTACCATTCCTTCACACGAACTGCTGCAATCAATGGGTAGCAGTGCATACACTGGAAACCCAAAGCTATGTGGGGCACCTCTTCAATCATGTTCGACAGCTATAGATGGAAAAAAGCTTAGGTTAATACTGTTGATATCTGCAGGAGTGGTCATACTCATTGCAGCAACAGTTTCGTTGCTAATCCATCTTCGAAAAGGAAGCAAAGGGCAATGGAAAATGAACTCATTCATTGGTCTCCCGCAGTTCACGGCCAACGATGTTTTGAGGAGCTTCAATGCCACTGATTCCAAGGAAGAATTGCCGCCATTTTCCGGTGCATTTTGCAAAGCAGTGTTGCCTACAGGGATTACAGTATTGGTGAAGAAACTAGAATGGGAGCCAAAGAGAGTGAAGATTGCTTCGGAGTTCATAACACAACTGGGAAATTCAAGACACATGAATTTGATCAGATTACTTGGTTTCTGCTACAACAATCAGTTGACTTATCTGCTATATGATTGCTTACCGAATGGGAATTTAGCTGAGAAACTGAGAATGCAAAGAGACTGGGGTATGAAATGCAGGATTATAATTGGGATTGCGAAGGGACTTTGCTTCCTTCACCATGACTGTAATCCTGCAATTCCTCATGGAGATTTGAAGTCAAGtaatgtgatgtttgatgataatttCGAACCCCGTTTAGCCGATTTCGGGTTCAAGCATCTGATACAGTTGATCAAAGGTACAGTTCCAGCAACAAGTTCCAGACTGGGAACAG GGGAATTCAATGATGCCATCAAAGATGAACTGTACAAAGACATATACAACTTTGGGGAGCTAATTCTGGAAATACTAACCAATGGTAAGGTGATAAAGGGTGGAGCTAGCATTCAGAGCAAGCCCAAGGATGTGGTTTTGAGAGAAATGTACGACGAAAACGAAGCTGGTTCCACCAATTCATTGCAAGAAGACGAAATGAAACAGGTTGTTGATGTGGCTCTGCTCTGCACCAAAAGCAGAGCAGTTGATCGGCCTTCAATAGAAGATGCATTGAAGCTGCTCTCAGGGTTAAAGGCCAacggtaaataa
- the LOC107896409 gene encoding leucine-rich repeat receptor-like protein kinase TDR isoform X1, protein MEISPWSLPFNLLFTSMLIVVVLAADPYSKALLSLKSEIIDGSNSLDDWKVPPGETPSGKVHACSWSGVKCNKNSTIVVGLNLGMKNLAGELLGNQLSVFTQLVELNVSQNAFSGELPVEIFNLSKLTTFDISGNNFSGRFPNGITGLKKLVVLDALSNSFSGPLPVEVTELESLKVLNLAGSYFDAEIPSSYGSFKSLEYLHLAGNSLTGKIPPELGKLKTVTHMEIGYNFYEGSIPWELSNMTELQYLDIAGANLSGSIPKQLCNLSKLESLFLFRNQLMGSIPWEFSQMVSLINLDLSDNLISGPIPESFGELKKLKLLSLMFNEMNGTVPDTIAELPSMETLFIWNNFFTGSLPENLGRLSRLRWLDVSNNSFVGSIPPGVCAGGKLFKLMLFSNNFTGNLSALSNCLSLVRLRVEDNSFSGEIPLNFSHLHGIRYIDLSGNRFTGGIPADISKALKLQYFSVSNNPELGGTIPWKTWSLPFLQNFSASFCNISGNLPPFRSCKSLVVVELQKNTISGSIPNSISNCQSLEIINLARNHLSDHIPKELASLPSLGVVDLSHNDFSGSIPAEFAKSSSLVLLNVSFNDISGTIPSHELLQSMGSSAYTGNPKLCGAPLQSCSTAIDGKKLRLILLISAGVVILIAATVSLLIHLRKGSKGQWKMNSFIGLPQFTANDVLRSFNATDSKEELPPFSGAFCKAVLPTGITVLVKKLEWEPKRVKIASEFITQLGNSRHMNLIRLLGFCYNNQLTYLLYDCLPNGNLAEKLRMQRDWGMKCRIIIGIAKGLCFLHHDCNPAIPHGDLKSSNVMFDDNFEPRLADFGFKHLIQLIKGTVPATSSRLGTGEFNDAIKDELYKDIYNFGELILEILTNGKVIKGGASIQSKPKDVVLREMYDENEAGSTNSLQEDEMKQVVDVALLCTKSRAVDRPSIEDALKLLSGLKANGK, encoded by the exons ATGGAGATTTCCCCATGGTCGCTACCCTTCAATCTCCTCTTCACTTCCATGTTAATTGTAGTAGTCTTAGCTGCTGATCCATATTCAAAAGCTCTATTGAGCTTAAAATCAGAAATCATCGATGGTTCTAACAGCTTGGATGATTGGAAAGTGCCTCCTGGTGAAACCCCTTCGGGGAAAGTCCATGCATGTTCTTGGTCTGGTGTTAAATGCAACAAAAACTCCACCATTGTTGTCGGTTTAAACCTTGGTATGAAGAATTTAGCGGGCGAGTTACTCGGGAATCAACTCAGTGTCTTTACACAGCTCGTCGAGCTCAACGTCAGTCAAAACGCGTTCTCCGGCGAACTTCCGGTTGAAATCTTCAACCTCAGTAAGTTAACAACCTTTGATATCAGCGGAAACAACTTCTCCGGCCGGTTCCCGAACGGAATCACCGGTCTAAAAAAATTGGTCGTTCTCGATGCTCTTAGCAACAGTTTTTCAGGGCCGTTGCCGGTTGAGGTAACAGAGCTTGAGTCACTTAAGGTTCTCAACTTAGCCGGTAGCTACTTCGATGCTGAAATCCCATCTTCATATGGGTCTTTCAAGAGCCTTGAATATCTCCATTTGGCAGGGAATTCACTCACAGGGAAGATACCACCAGAGCTAGGGAAGCTCAAAACAGTGACACACATGGAGATTGGGTACAATTTTTATGAAGGGAGCATCCCATGGGAGTTGAGCAACATGACTGAGCTTCAATACCTTGATATTGCTGGTGCTAACCTCTCTGGTTCAATCCCCAAACAGCTCTGCAACCTCTCCAAGCTAgaatcactttttcttttcagaaACCAGCTTATGGGATCCATCCCATGGGAGTTCAGCCAAATGGTTTCTCTGATAAACTTGGATCTCTCTGATAACTTGATTTCCGGGCCTATCCCGGAGAGTTTTGGTGAGTTGAAGAAGCTGAAATTGCTTAGTCTTATGTTCAATGAAATGAATGGCACTGTCCCAGACACCATAGCTGAGCTTCCATCAATGGAAACTCTGTTTATATGGAACAATTTCTTCACTGGGTCACTTCCAGAAAACTTGGGGAGGCTCTCAAGGCTTAGATGGTTGGATGTTTCAAACAATAGTTTCGTTGGCAGTATCCCACCTGGTGTTTGTGCAGGTGGTAAGTTGTTTAAATTAATGCTCTTTTCAAACAACTTTACTGGCAATCTTTCAGCTTTATCGAATTGTTTGTCTCTCGTTCGTCTTCGAGTTGAGGATAATTCGTTTTCAGGTGAGATTCCTTTGAATTTCAGCCATCTTCATGGTATCAGATACATAGACCTGTCAGGGAACAGGTTTACTGGTGGAATCCCTGCAGATATTTCTAAAGCTTTAAAGCTCCAGTATTTCAGTGTCTCTAATAATCCAGAACTAGGTGGAACCATTCCATGGAAAACATGGTCTTTGCCATTTCTTCAAAATTTCTCTGCATCATTTTGTAACATCTCAGGGAATCTGCCTCCTTTTAGATCATGCAAGTCCCTTGTTGTTGTTGAATTGCAGAAGAACACTATCTCGGGATCAATCCCGAACAGCATTTCCAATTGCCAGTCATTAGAGATTATCAACTTAGCTAGAAACCATTTAAGTGATCATATACCAAAGGAGCTTGCTAGTCTTCCTTCTCTAGGTGTTGTGGATTTGTCACACAATGATTTCAGCGGTTCAATACCTGCAGAATTTGCCAAGTCTTCGAGCTTGGTACTTTTAAATGTATCATTCAATGATATCTCAGGTACCATTCCTTCACACGAACTGCTGCAATCAATGGGTAGCAGTGCATACACTGGAAACCCAAAGCTATGTGGGGCACCTCTTCAATCATGTTCGACAGCTATAGATGGAAAAAAGCTTAGGTTAATACTGTTGATATCTGCAGGAGTGGTCATACTCATTGCAGCAACAGTTTCGTTGCTAATCCATCTTCGAAAAGGAAGCAAAGGGCAATGGAAAATGAACTCATTCATTGGTCTCCCGCAGTTCACGGCCAACGATGTTTTGAGGAGCTTCAATGCCACTGATTCCAAGGAAGAATTGCCGCCATTTTCCGGTGCATTTTGCAAAGCAGTGTTGCCTACAGGGATTACAGTATTGGTGAAGAAACTAGAATGGGAGCCAAAGAGAGTGAAGATTGCTTCGGAGTTCATAACACAACTGGGAAATTCAAGACACATGAATTTGATCAGATTACTTGGTTTCTGCTACAACAATCAGTTGACTTATCTGCTATATGATTGCTTACCGAATGGGAATTTAGCTGAGAAACTGAGAATGCAAAGAGACTGGGGTATGAAATGCAGGATTATAATTGGGATTGCGAAGGGACTTTGCTTCCTTCACCATGACTGTAATCCTGCAATTCCTCATGGAGATTTGAAGTCAAGtaatgtgatgtttgatgataatttCGAACCCCGTTTAGCCGATTTCGGGTTCAAGCATCTGATACAGTTGATCAAAGGTACAGTTCCAGCAACAAGTTCCAGACTGGGAACAG GGGAATTCAATGATGCCATCAAAGATGAACTGTACAAAGACATATACAACTTTGGGGAGCTAATTCTGGAAATACTAACCAATGGTAAGGTGATAAAGGGTGGAGCTAGCATTCAGAGCAAGCCCAAGGATGTGGTTTTGAGAGAAATGTACGACGAAAACGAAGCTGGTTCCACCAATTCATTGCAAGAAGACGAAATGAAACAGGTTGTTGATGTGGCTCTGCTCTGCACCAAAAGCAGAGCAGTTGATCGGCCTTCAATAGAAGATGCATTGAAGCTGCTCTCAGGGTTAAAGGCCAacggtaaataa